One genomic window of Solanum dulcamara chromosome 10, daSolDulc1.2, whole genome shotgun sequence includes the following:
- the LOC129870109 gene encoding uncharacterized protein LOC129870109 yields the protein MEAYNNEEFAVGCALSIKTTLGDEFEAQVIAYDKPSNILVLQEGVSASGPKRDIRLLKANYIKEFSFLGQSQDPLDTNKCYLDLNSLQAREDSAIRQAEIDAERFGIGVTSEAQNIFDALSKTLPVRWDKTVIVVMNEVRVSSPYLPESVAGGTPAANERVRKVLELERKRLQARNTGQ from the exons ATGGAAGCTTACAACAACGAAGAGTTCGCTGTTGGATGCGCTTTATCCATCAAGACTACTTTAGGTGACGAGTTTGAGGCGCAAGTTATCGCCTATGACAAACCCTCCAACATCCTCGTTCTT CAAGAAGGGGTTTCTGCATCAGGGCCTAAGAGAGACATAAGGCTATTAAAAGCCAACTACATAAAAGAGTTCAGTTTTCTTGGTCAAAGCCAAGACCCACTTGATACCAATAAGTGCTATCTTGATCTCAATAGCCTTCAAGCCAGAGAAGATTCTGCTATAAG ACAAGCAGAGATAGATGCTGAGAGATTTGGGATTGGGGTCACCTCTGAAGCTCAGAATATATTTGATGCTTTATCTAAAAC GTTGCCTGTGCGCTGGGACAAGACTGTGATAGTTGTGATGAATGAGGTGCGTGTTAGCAGTCCATACCTTCCCGAATCTGTTGCTGGAGGCACTCCTGCTGCTAATGAAAGAGTGCGGAAAGTG CTTGAGTTGGAGAGGAAGAGGTTGCAAGCCCGTAATACTGGACAGTGA